The region tggtttttctcctcaaaaaactctcaaaatagatgttgTCTTTGATATTAACGACTTCACATAGACAATGGAGATGgctaacaatgattttgacaagaaaattatacaaaattGTAGGTTTTGTGTATGATTtcgtgagaatgagagagagagagggaggagagtggaagagaaggttttgtgattttttgatataatggaaggggtattttgggtatgggaggaaagtttagcattaatttgaaaatattattaatgttggaattttttggtaatattaggtattattagagataaaaagtgaaatttcccaaATAAAACTAATCATACTTAAAAACTCCAAACAAGAGTAAGTTTACTAACGAAAATCGATAATCACCTGAACCCTTTCCCTCCAACCAAATACACCATTCATTTTCCACTACTGATGATGAGTGTTCAACCAATACACACATCCCACCTCCTCGCATTCTTTTTTCAAATTAATAAACCCCTTTTCTAGTACCTTAGGTAATGCCCCTTAAGTCAATTTCATTCTTGTTGCAAGATATATGGAAATCAAGGGCAAAGAAGTAACAAAGATATTCAAACTACAGCTAGATTACAGATGGTTAATTAACAGAATGGATTGTACCCAACAAGAAGATGACCGAAGAGAAGTAGCAAAAACAGTTGCAAAAGGTCCAGTTTGAAAAAGGATTAAGATCAGTGAAGAGTTTAAACATAGCCCAGCAAAACAGGTAACCATAATTGACGATTCTAGCACATATTACACTCAGAAGAAAGGGAAGCCGATCAGTCTCCACTAGCGCAGCCCCTACAACCACAATGTACACACTCTATAACCTTCTCCTCTCTCAGATGTTTCGGCACTCGACAAACGCATGTGGTAGCAAAGTTATGATCTCGAGGCTGCATGCACCTTAAGCAGCAGAGTCGTTCATAACCAGGCTGCAATTCAACAAAAACCATTGAAGTTAATATGGAAGCTAAATAATCCAAAGAAAAAGAGAGGAGCTTGAAAGGCATGCCTGCAtttaaagccaaaaaaaaaaaaaaggaacgtGGACAGTTTTGATAATATAAAGAGAAAGATGAACAAGTTTTAATTTATAGCAAAAATTTATCGTTACTACAAGTGAATAAGTAGCCCATGAAATTCATTTAGTATTGTTATTATCTCCGCACACAATTACACATATGCGCTCATGATAAGAATTCAGAAGTTAAAGTGTTCAGCTTCTGGTCCTCTGGACGCTTTTCCTTGCAAAGACAAGGATGTCTTCTGCTGTCAAACACAAAAGCATAAAGTGTTCCTCTGGACACTTTTCCTTGCAAAGGCAAGGATGTCGTCTACTACCAAACACAAAAGCAAAGAGGGGAAACCATACTATTGTTATCATtgatatatttttatatacaGAAGTGGAAGCTATCCATTTTTTGTAAAAAAGGAATGCATCTCGTTATGTACTACAGATTTTGTTTTATGTATTTAGACTAAGATTTAATGTACTCTAAATTTGGTGTGATATGCTCAGACTTTCAATAATTAATAACCATCCGATCAATCCAATTATTGATTCAACATATGTGGGATGAATGGAATGCATCACATAACGGCACAAAACTCAATCCCATTCACACATATATGCTCAAGCCTATATTCTTAGTTAGTCTTATAAAGTAAGATTAACAGCTATTTTTTAAATACAAGTTACGATCTTAGCAGGTGCAAACAGTTTCATGTTCATATAGAGTATACTGTAAACGAACCTTCTTCCATTTTGCAATCAGATTGCGGTCCGCATAACCTTGGTCTAGACAGAACTCAAACAGCTCCTTAGATATTTCCTTTCGCCGATGGTAAAGGTCAAAAATGTAACGGCTCTTCTGATGTGCTATTTTGAATATAGGCCACAAAGCCTCACACTTTCTCTTGCCATCATGAGGATCATTCTCAGCTGCCCAGTACAAAATACACAAAATGTGAGCTTCATGATTTTCTTGTCAATACTCCGAAGTATTTTATCCATCGAAAAGTTCATAAAACAGAGAAAATATGTACAAATAATTAAGAatgtattgaaaaaaaaaaatcaaccttCTCTCATCTTTGCTTGTAGTTCACGAAGAGTAGGCTCAATCAATTCCCACCCTTCTGGGTAATTGACACGATTTGTTTTGACTTTAGGCATTTTCCTATCTGCAAATCAGAAGtgcaaaaataaattacaaaactcTACAATATTTTCCATTGAAATTAACTGATACAAGAATTTCCCATCCCGGTATATACAAGAAAGAAATACATTCTGACCATTGATTCCAATCAGTTTATGCAAATCAAAATTAATACCCAAATTGAACACAATCAATTTATACAAAACCCCAATTTGCACACAGCTTACATTCGGACCACAATTTCCCATCTCAGTTTATGCAAATAAAATTTAAGACCCAAATCAAAATAAGAACACATCTTACGTATCAGAACGCATTTGAAATTCGAACTTCAAACCCCAAAGTTAGTTTTTTCAATCAAATCTCTATAGGCTAAACCAAGAATACTAGCTTCGGTAAAGCTAAAAACTGAAGGTTGATAGACATCAAACTGACGTTTATGCGGCAGTTACAAGGTTTCCTATCGGGTTTTCATTGTAAGAAGATATAGAATAAATCTGTGTTACAAAACTGTGATATGAATTATCGAACTGTTGTGACTCTTTGATTCATCTCCAGATTTTCCCTTTCTCTTCAattatttcctttatttttattttattttgttcttgttcagACTAATCATACATTCTTAAAAGCCAAACAATCATGTGTTCATATAAAGGGTTTCtaaggcctcaaacccaaatagTTAAAATGTATTCTACTTCTATCGACCAAAACCCTCAAAATTATTGTTGAATCAGAAACCATATCTTCAAAATCTTCAAAAACCAAAGCAATTGAACCAAATTGAACaaacccaaaaaataaattaacctGTACTTCACAACCTCATATACCCAATTACACCCCCAGAAACCCCCAGTTCAAGACAAATCGATaccaaagaagaaaaaataacatcAAACTTTTTCCACACTTAATGAACAACTAATGAAAAGCACACATACCCAACTCTGAAGCTACAAATCGCGGCGGAGAGGCGACCACTCACGGCGGAGACACTGTAAGAAAACGAGAAGATGAAAGGGAAGAGAGAATATGAGTCGAAGGGGCTTAGAATTACTCGTATTTTTAAAAcgattaatatataaatattagggattattcaaattttaaa is a window of Humulus lupulus chromosome 4, drHumLupu1.1, whole genome shotgun sequence DNA encoding:
- the LOC133831311 gene encoding protein BUD31 homolog 2, whose protein sequence is MPKVKTNRVNYPEGWELIEPTLRELQAKMREAENDPHDGKRKCEALWPIFKIAHQKSRYIFDLYHRRKEISKELFEFCLDQGYADRNLIAKWKKPGYERLCCLRCMQPRDHNFATTCVCRVPKHLREEKVIECVHCGCRGCASGD